Part of the Cystobacter ferrugineus genome, GCCGCCGCCAGGGAGCTTGCCGCCGAGGCGTCGGAGGTGGAGGACCCGGACATGCAGCTCGCCCTGCTGCGCCTCGCGGGCCCACGGCTGGAGGCCGCCATGATGGGCTCCATGCTGCTGGCCGTGTGGTTTGACTTTCTCAACCTCACCGACGCCGCGCTCTCCCGACGCCTCTACGGAGTGGAGGCGCTCTTCATGAGGATGGACGGCTGGCAGAAGATGATGGAGCCCTCCATGAGGGCGCTCTCCTCCCTGGAGTCAGAGCAGGTGGAGTCAGCGGCGGAGGACATGCCCGCGCTGGTAGGCCACCTCACGGGCGAATTCGCCGCACTCCTCGAGGCCATACACAAGGGGGCGAAAGTCCTCCAGACGGCGCTGGTGCTGAAGGAGTCCCTGGAGGCGCTCACCACCCTGTCAGTGCTGAAGTTCACGCTGCCCGCGCTGCGCGCGGCTACTCCCGCCGTGCTCGGTGCGAGCCTCATGGTGGGCCCCAACGGCGTGATGATGGGGACGCGGATCGTGGTGTCCGCTGAGTGGGTGGAGATGATGCGCCAGTTGGTGCGAGCGGGCGTCCTCTCCGTGCCTGTCGTCAGCGCCGCCGTGCGGATTCAGGCCGGCCACGTGATGATGGCACAGGGCCACGGCGACCTCCCAAGGGGCGTGCGCGACGCGCTGGGTGATGCGCCCGAGGTGCGGGCCATGCGTGTGACGGGCAAAACGGGCGCCGGGATGGCCGAGCCCCCGCGTCATCACGTCATGCCGAAGGAGTTCCGCGAGTGGTTCGAGAGGCGCGGCTTCACGGGCAAGATGAGAATCGACTGGTTCTGCGTCACGCTACAGCAGCCGCACCACCAGGCCATTCACGGTGGTGGAAACTGGAAGCTGGGGCGTACATGGCGCGGTGAATGGAACCAGATGATCATGAAGGCGCTGCGGGACGCAGAGATTGAAGCTGGCCAGATGTTGACGCGGAATGTGATCCTGGAGATCGTCGCGGAGCGTATGAGGTTCTATGACATCCCGATGAACTTCGTCCGCTGTCGAGGGAAATGAGCGATGGCCGACGGACGTTCCTGGGAGGGGAACTGGAAGGTGCGCCTGTACGAGCGGGTCCGCGAGCGAGGTTACGACTCGCTCACCGCCTTCGCCGAGGCGCGCCCGACCGCTTCGCTGGTGGCGCTGGCCGAGGATCTTGGCCCGGACGATATCGCGGGCGTGCAGGTGTTCAGCGGATTGCTGGCCGAAGCGGAGCGGCGTAAGCAGGTCACGCGCCTTGTGCGCGGCCAGCTCGTGCGAGAACTGTGGGCGTGTCTTCCAAACGGCTGGCCGGTCGTTATGGATGACGCCAACCGGTTCAAGATCGCCAAGGCAATCGGATTGTGGAGTTCCTTGACCCCAACAACCCATGAAAAACGTGTCGAGCAGGCGAGGGCAGCGCTTCGTGCCACGCCACCACCACCCGGTTGGCTCCCGCGCGGGCCTGACGACGAACTCCTGCTGACGCTCCTGCCCGACGAAACAGTCTAGCCTCAAGCTGGCACTCGTGCTGTCGCTCCGAAGCGTACGGCGTCGATGTGGTCCACGCCAGGAGTGGCGCATGTACGCGGCATCGCTGCTGCTGTTCCTCGCGGGCCTGGGCTTCGGCTACCCGGGGCGGCTACTCCGCCCAGGTGAGCACTTCCAGCATGCGGACGAACTCCCGGTTCGCGCCGACCACCGCCACCACGAAGCCGGCGGACTCACCCGGGCCTCCACGGCCCTCGCTGCGCCAGTCCGCGACGTAGATGCGGTTGCCCGTGTTGTAGATCTGCGCGAGCCAGGCCAGTGCGCCATTCACCTCGGCCGTGCTCGGCGTGCCGGAGTACGTCCTCGCCTTCAGCCGAGCGATGAGCTCCTCGACGTTGACGGGCTCGAAGTAGGTCTGCCGATCGTAGGAGCTGCCGAATACCCACGTGTAGACGTTCGTCAGCGTCACCTGGTTGGCCACGCCCGCGCCCGCGGGGATGGAGCCTTCCTTGATGCGCGAGCTGCTGGCGAGCGGCCCGCTGGCGCCGAACAACTGGGCCGGCGTGGCCGCGACCGGGGCCAGGCTCAGCGGGGCCTCGTAGTCCTCCGCGTCGTTCAGCTCGTGGAAGTCGAAGAGGTACTTCTTCGCCGCCGACTCCAGGCCGGTGAGGAAGGAGGTGCTGGACACCTTGGTGGACAGGTAGCTGGACTCCTGTGCGTCCACCCACCCGTCCACGATGAAGGCGTCGAGCGCCGTGATGATCTCCTGGCGCAGGACCGTCGCTCCCCCGGGGCTGCTGGCGGTGCGCGCGCTGGCCACCCGGGACTCGAAGAGCGGCTTGGACGTGGTGAGGTCCGCCAACGCCGCCGGAGCGGCCAGCAGCGTCAGACCACCGAGAAGGGAGGAGAGGAAGGACGCGCTCTTCATGGGATGACCTCGCAATCGGCCCCGGGGAGCCTTTCAGGTGATGAGCGAGTTCCCTCTTATCTTCTTGATGGTCAGGAGTAACGTAAAATTCTTGTTTCATTGCTTTTACCCGCTTCCAGAACTGACGCGGGCATGAGGCGATGTCCGGCCTACAACACCCCGCGCGCCTTGATGTCGAGGTAGCGGTTGACGGCGGCGAGGCTCAACTCATCGGGCCGCACGTCGAGCATGTGCACGCCGCCGGCGCTCACCTTGGCCTTGAGGACCTCGCGCTCCGAGAGCAACTCACTCGCCACGGCCTGCTGGTAGGCCTGCTCGGGGCCGGCGGGAGGGGTGCGCAGCAGCGCCGTGAGCGCGGTGTCGCGCACGGACAGACAGAGGGGGACGTGCCGCCGGGCCAGCCGGTGCAGGGGCGCCACCAGGGTGGAGGCCTGCTCCTCGTCGAGGAAGTCCGTGAACACGCACAGGAGGCTGCGCCGGTTCAGGCGCACGTTCAGCTCCTTGAAGAGCGCCAGGTAGTCCACGTAGGTGAGGCTCGGCGTGGTGGCGTAGAGCGTGTCCAGTATCTTCCGGTATTGCAGGCGGCCCGCGGCCGGGGGCAGGTACGCCTTCACGCCATCGGCGAACACGGCGAGCCCCACGCGGTCTCCATTGCGCACCGCCACGAAGGCCAGGAAGAGCGCCGCGTTGACGGCGTGGTCCAGCTTGGTGAGCCCGTCCACCTGCGCCGCCATGGAGCGGCCCGCGTCCACGCAGATGAGCAGGGATTGCGAGCGCTCGGACTCCATCACCCGTGTCACCGGCCGGGTGCGCCGGGCCGTGGCCTTCCAATCCACCTCGCGCACCGAGTCACCCTGGGCATAGTCGCGCAGGCGCGCGAACTCGCTGCCCCGGCCATCCCGGCGCAACTGCCTCAGGCCCAGGTTCACCAGGTCCAACGCCGCGCCCGAGAGCAACAGCCGGCTGGCGCCGCGCATGTCCGGGAACACCGACACGTCCTGGGCCGCGGGGACGCGGCGCTCGTGCAGCAGCAGGCCCAGGGGCCCGCGCACCCGCACGTGCAGGTCCCCGAAGCCGAACCGCCCCCGCTTCGCCGGCGTCACCCGGTACACCCAGCGCGTCTGGCTGTCCGCGGGCAGGTTCAGCGGTGCCTCCTCCGGCTCGGCCGTGAAGGACTCGGGCACGTCGTCGCGCACCCGCACCTCCACGTCCCGAGGGCCCCGGTGCACCAGGAGCAGCTCCACCTTGTTGGGCGCGCCCACCGACAGGCGGGGAGGCAGATGCCGGCTCACCTCCAGCCGCACCCGCCGCGCCAACAGGAAGTCCAGGGCCGCGAGCACGAGCGCGAGCGTGTCCAGGGCCAGCACCGCGCCGCCCAGGCCCGGGAAGAACCCCGCGGCCATCATCGGCACGGCGAGCAGACACAGCAGCACCCACAGGCGCCCGGTGGGAATCACCGGGGGACCTCGACGGAGCGCACCACCTCGCGCAGCACGTCCGCGGGCGTGGCCCCGTCCAGCTCCGCGTCCGGCGACAACAACAGGCGGTGCTTGAGCACCGGCTCCGCGAGGAAGCGCACGTCCTCGGGGGTGACGAAGCCCCGGCCGCGCAGCGCCGCCAGCGCCTTGGACGCGAGCAGCAGGTGCACGCCGGCGCGAGGCCCCGCGCCCAGGCGGATGCGGCTGGAGGTGCGCGTGGCCGCCACGAGCTGGCGCACGTAGGAGATGACGGTGGGCTCCACCGTG contains:
- a CDS encoding DUF2380 domain-containing protein: MRWIDSELAAARELAAEASEVEDPDMQLALLRLAGPRLEAAMMGSMLLAVWFDFLNLTDAALSRRLYGVEALFMRMDGWQKMMEPSMRALSSLESEQVESAAEDMPALVGHLTGEFAALLEAIHKGAKVLQTALVLKESLEALTTLSVLKFTLPALRAATPAVLGASLMVGPNGVMMGTRIVVSAEWVEMMRQLVRAGVLSVPVVSAAVRIQAGHVMMAQGHGDLPRGVRDALGDAPEVRAMRVTGKTGAGMAEPPRHHVMPKEFREWFERRGFTGKMRIDWFCVTLQQPHHQAIHGGGNWKLGRTWRGEWNQMIMKALRDAEIEAGQMLTRNVILEIVAERMRFYDIPMNFVRCRGK
- a CDS encoding NUDIX hydrolase → MADGRSWEGNWKVRLYERVRERGYDSLTAFAEARPTASLVALAEDLGPDDIAGVQVFSGLLAEAERRKQVTRLVRGQLVRELWACLPNGWPVVMDDANRFKIAKAIGLWSSLTPTTHEKRVEQARAALRATPPPPGWLPRGPDDELLLTLLPDETV
- a CDS encoding DUF58 domain-containing protein; amino-acid sequence: MIPTGRLWVLLCLLAVPMMAAGFFPGLGGAVLALDTLALVLAALDFLLARRVRLEVSRHLPPRLSVGAPNKVELLLVHRGPRDVEVRVRDDVPESFTAEPEEAPLNLPADSQTRWVYRVTPAKRGRFGFGDLHVRVRGPLGLLLHERRVPAAQDVSVFPDMRGASRLLLSGAALDLVNLGLRQLRRDGRGSEFARLRDYAQGDSVREVDWKATARRTRPVTRVMESERSQSLLICVDAGRSMAAQVDGLTKLDHAVNAALFLAFVAVRNGDRVGLAVFADGVKAYLPPAAGRLQYRKILDTLYATTPSLTYVDYLALFKELNVRLNRRSLLCVFTDFLDEEQASTLVAPLHRLARRHVPLCLSVRDTALTALLRTPPAGPEQAYQQAVASELLSEREVLKAKVSAGGVHMLDVRPDELSLAAVNRYLDIKARGVL